Within Limisalsivibrio acetivorans, the genomic segment TTATATAAGCCTTATCTACGGGGCTATCCCAGAAATCCTCACTGTACTCAATATCTTCGGCTGTATCAAAGCTTATGATGTAAGAGTTATCCAGCTTGATACTGCGGACATTGGAATATCCCTTCTCAAACTGGATGGATATGTACAGGTGCTTATCCCCCAGCTCTGACTTCACCTCGGCAGAGTGTGCCGGAATGGTTATGTACAAAACAATAAGAAGAATCGCGGGGAGGAGCCTAGTCATAAATTCCGTCTTTATACATCTCGGTGAGGGTTTCCTTATTGAGGATCTCGGTGATCCTCACCGCAAATCGATCATCAAGGACCATAACCTCGCCCAGTGCAAGAGGTTTATTGTTCACAAGATAATCCACAGGCTCACCCGAGGTTTTATTGAACTTAAGGATGGTTCCCTTCTCCCAGTTCAGCATCTCACGTATGCTGACCTTCTTACGGCCGAGCTCGACCATAACGTCAAAGAGAACCTCTCCGAACTGTGATTTTACGTATTCATTATCGTAATTCTTCTCGGAACTCACTGAACCACAAACTCCGTAAGATAAACATTAAGCACCTGCCCCTTGGTGAGCAGGGAGTTAAGCCTTCTGGTTATCTGCTGTTTTAGTATCATCTTCCCCTGTGAGGAATTGACCTCCTCAAAGCGCTTGGATGAAAGTATAGTCAATATTGCATCCCTCAGCTGGGGCTTTCTTGCATCCATCTCTTCCTTGAGCTCCTTGGACTGGCCAAGCTCCACCTGCAGGGTAACACGAAGGTATCTGCTTCCACCCGGGTCCGCAAGGTTTACTATAAAGCTGTCAAAGGGATAAAGCTCTCCTATCTGCTGAGGCTCATTTGTGGGAACCTGCTCGTTCTGCTGTGCCGAAGGATTCTCCGCAGGTTTCTCCTTAAAGAGGAACATATAAGCTCCAAATCCGCCCCCTCCGAGAATAATCAGGACAACGAGGAGAATGATAATAAGCTTCAGCTTGGATTTCTTTTTCCCGCCCCCTTCCTGTTGGGCATTCTCTTCATCTGCCATTAAAATCCTCCATCTTCCTCTGTGTTTTCATCTTCGAATATATTCTTTCTACTCTCGGAAAGTTCGGGGCTGACAAGGTTCACCTCAACTCTCCGGTTCTTAGCTCTGTTCTCCTGCGTTATATTCGGCAGAAGTGGATGATACTCACCGTAGCCTGATGCAGCAAGTGTCTGGGGATTGACCCCCTGGTCTATCATAAACTTAACCACCGAAACAGCCCTTGCCGTAGAGAGCTCCCAGTTTGAGGGGAACCTTGCGGACCTGCTCGGCGTGTCGTCGGTGTGCCCCTCGACCAGTGCATTATACGGCGAGCTTTCGATCACCGCAGAGAGCTTTGAGAGAAGCGGTCTCGCCTCCGGTCTCAGCTCTGCGCTGCCGGGTCCAAAAAGTACAGAATCCATAATACGTACAGAGACGCCCTTCTTGGTCTCCACCACGGTCACAACCTTTGAGAGGTTTGCAGATTTAACATAGCTCTTGATGGTGGCGATGGTTTTTGTCTGCACGTTATTCTTCGTGTCCACAAAACTGATGCGGGACACGATATCCTCAGCGGTCATCTCGGTTTTACTACCGTGCTGAAGTATACCCATAGAGCCCTGCAGAGAGCCGAGGGCCTCTTTAATCTTTCTTTTATCCATGGAGGACATAGCTAGAAGGAGAACGAAGAACGTAAGTAGAAGCATATTCATATCGGTGAAAGTGGCCATCCACTTGGGTGCGCCCTTTTCACACTCGGGGCATTTCTTCTTTCCCACACGGCCTCCTAGTCAAACTGGGACTTGCGCTTTCCGGGGGATAGATAGGCATTGAGCTTCTGTTCCACAATCCTGGGGTTGTCCCCCGCCTGGATAGCCATAATTCCTGCTATCATAATCTCCCTCATGAGGATCTCCTCTGCGGAGCGGACCTTGAGCTTTCCGGTAATGGGCCCTGCAAACATGTTCATGATTATGGCGCCGTAGAATGTTGTAAGCAGTGCCACAGCCATCGAGGGGCCGATGGAGGAGGGGTCGTTAAGCGACTGCATCATCGCCACAAGGCCCACAAGGGTTCCGATCATACCCATCGCAGGTGCAAAGTCTCCCATCGCACCGAAGATGGAGGCTCCCAGCTTGTGCCTTTCCTCCATATAGTCTAGCTCTGTTTCCAGAATCGTTTTTATAACCTCAGGCTCAGTGCCGTCAACGGCAAGTCGTATGCCCTTCTTCAAAAAGTCATCGTCAAGCTCATCCTCTGCAGATTCAAGGGAGAGGATACCGTCACGCCTGGCCTTGACAGCAAAGCCAACCAGCTGTTGTATAAGCTCGCCAAGGTCCTCGGACTTATGGAGAAATGCCTTGCTCAGCACCTTCCCCATACTGGCGATCTGTGCCATGGGGAAGTTGATCATAACAACACCCAAGGTTCCCCCGATAACGATAAGAACCGATGGGTAGTCGATATAAACACCCACTCCGGCTCCAATAATCAGAGCAACAACGATCAGAACGTAGGCCAGCACAAATCCAATTATCGTAGAAAGATCCATAGACTTCTTCCGTGACTATTTATGAAGAAACAGCGTTATAAGCATCTTGTAAATTTTCACTAATCTAAAGATACAGGATGAGAAAAGAAACATCAATAGAAATGTAGAGGTGAAAAAGGCGGGGAAAACCCCGCCTTTATGATTATTTATTAACGTTTAAGGGTGAGAAGCTCCTGCAGCATCTCATCACTGGTTGTAACCACCCTGGAGTTCGCCTGATACCCTCTCTGGGTCGTGATCATACTCACAAATTCCCTGGAGAGATCCACGTTTGAGTTCTCAAGGGCTCCCGAAGCTATGTCTCCGCGGAAGCTTGTCTGAGGCTTCCCGATAGCTGCTTCACCAGAGTTGCCTGTCTCGGCAAAAACCGTATCACCCACCTTCATAAGACCCTGTGGGTTTGTGAAGATAGCAAGGCTCACCTGGGCAAGGGTTCTAACGTTTCCGTTGGTATAGTAACCCACGATCTCACCTGCAGGGTTGAAGAGAGTCTGCTCAAGCTGCCCCACAGAGTAACCGTCCTGCTCTGTACTGCTCACCGAGGACTGCTCGGCGGAGATGTAGATCCCGTCATACTGGGAGGGGGTTCCAAGATTCATCTCGATGTCGCTGATGGTTCCGGCCCCGTTTGCTGTATCGTAGTTGAAGGTAAGGTCCGCCATTCTGGTTCCGGCTGTACTTGTCACATAGTTGAATGAGCCGTCTGCATTGAAGTGCAGCAGGATCTCATCACCGCCGGTCTGGTTGAATGAAACGTTTGCGTTCGGGTCCGCTGCCTCAATGTTCAGTTTCCAGATGTTATTGGTGGAGTCCTCAAGGGTATATTCATATTTAAGAACGTGTGATTCACCCTGGGCATCGTATATGGTCTGGGATGTGTTGAGTGAACCTCCGTCTGCACTCTGGAGCGTCTGATACTCGAAATAGTCGTAAAACTTGGCGTAGTCTCCGCCGCCTACAACCTCAAACTTCATCCAGTCGATCTCGTTCGGCTCACCATCCTCACCGGTAACCTGAAGCTTGCCGCTGTTCTCCTCGATATCACCCATATACTTAGCCAGCTGTGATTCTGTGGCGGAGGGATAGCCCATATAGTCCGCCATCATCTTCCGCATATCGTCCAGAGTCTTGCCGTCTGCTGGTATTGTACCCGTGCCGGGTATGGAATCCCCGCCTACGGAGGCATTGAACTGGAGAATAGCTGTATCATCCAGGCCGAGGGATTCGCCGGAGCTGGTGTAAAGGTTGGTGAGCTCGTCCTCACCCTTAGCGTATCGGTAGAACTCTTCGGAATAGCCGAAATCGTTCGCTTCAATAAAACCTGGGTCGTTATCTGGGTCTGAGGGACCGAGGCTCATGGAACCTGAGGGGATCATGTTGTTCTCGAATACGGAGCCTGAATACGCCTTATCAACCATAAAGCCTGAGAGGTCCATTCCGCTCACTGTTCCAGTGGCTGAATCGTATGTTCCAAGGTTCTGATACTCGAAACGCCCTTTATCCTCGTCGAACTGAACTGCGAAATCGCTGGCACGTAGAACGTTACC encodes:
- a CDS encoding FliM/FliN family flagellar motor switch protein, which codes for MSSEKNYDNEYVKSQFGEVLFDVMVELGRKKVSIREMLNWEKGTILKFNKTSGEPVDYLVNNKPLALGEVMVLDDRFAVRITEILNKETLTEMYKDGIYD
- a CDS encoding OmpA family protein gives rise to the protein MGKKKCPECEKGAPKWMATFTDMNMLLLTFFVLLLAMSSMDKRKIKEALGSLQGSMGILQHGSKTEMTAEDIVSRISFVDTKNNVQTKTIATIKSYVKSANLSKVVTVVETKKGVSVRIMDSVLFGPGSAELRPEARPLLSKLSAVIESSPYNALVEGHTDDTPSRSARFPSNWELSTARAVSVVKFMIDQGVNPQTLAASGYGEYHPLLPNITQENRAKNRRVEVNLVSPELSESRKNIFEDENTEEDGGF
- a CDS encoding flagellar basal body-associated FliL family protein, which produces MADEENAQQEGGGKKKSKLKLIIILLVVLIILGGGGFGAYMFLFKEKPAENPSAQQNEQVPTNEPQQIGELYPFDSFIVNLADPGGSRYLRVTLQVELGQSKELKEEMDARKPQLRDAILTILSSKRFEEVNSSQGKMILKQQITRRLNSLLTKGQVLNVYLTEFVVQ
- a CDS encoding motility protein A, producing the protein MDLSTIIGFVLAYVLIVVALIIGAGVGVYIDYPSVLIVIGGTLGVVMINFPMAQIASMGKVLSKAFLHKSEDLGELIQQLVGFAVKARRDGILSLESAEDELDDDFLKKGIRLAVDGTEPEVIKTILETELDYMEERHKLGASIFGAMGDFAPAMGMIGTLVGLVAMMQSLNDPSSIGPSMAVALLTTFYGAIIMNMFAGPITGKLKVRSAEEILMREIMIAGIMAIQAGDNPRIVEQKLNAYLSPGKRKSQFD